The following proteins are encoded in a genomic region of Micromonospora olivasterospora:
- a CDS encoding IclR family transcriptional regulator, whose protein sequence is MDEAGRPDATARAGETAQTLDRGLRLLHLVADAPGGLTVTEAAHRLGIGRAAVYRLAGALSGHGMVRRDADGRLRLGAGVLHLARRAQPLLAEGALPALRRLAEQAGATAHLTVVEGGEGVALAVVEPSWTSFHVAYRTGTRHPLERGAAGRAILAGRAGSGGPVNTTGELQPGAYGVAAPVLGVPGLEASVGVVALAPLDVAQVGALVTAAATDIATALA, encoded by the coding sequence GTGGACGAGGCGGGACGGCCGGACGCGACGGCGCGCGCGGGCGAGACGGCCCAGACCCTGGACCGTGGGCTGCGACTGCTGCACCTGGTCGCCGACGCGCCGGGCGGGCTCACCGTGACCGAGGCGGCGCACCGGCTGGGCATCGGCCGGGCCGCCGTGTACCGGTTGGCCGGCGCGCTGAGCGGGCACGGCATGGTGCGGCGGGACGCCGACGGTCGGCTGCGCCTCGGCGCGGGCGTGCTGCACCTGGCCCGGCGGGCCCAACCGCTGCTCGCCGAGGGGGCGCTGCCGGCGCTGCGCCGGCTGGCCGAGCAGGCCGGGGCGACCGCGCACCTGACCGTGGTGGAGGGCGGCGAGGGGGTCGCCCTGGCGGTGGTGGAGCCGAGCTGGACGTCGTTCCACGTCGCGTACCGGACGGGAACACGGCACCCGCTGGAGCGCGGGGCGGCCGGACGGGCGATCCTCGCCGGGCGGGCGGGCTCGGGCGGCCCGGTGAACACGACGGGCGAGCTGCAGCCTGGGGCGTACGGGGTGGCCGCGCCGGTGCTCGGCGTACCGGGACTGGAGGCGAGCGTCGGGGTGGTGGCGCTGGCGCCGCTGGACGTCGCCCAGGTAGGCGCCCTCGTGACCGCCGCCGCCACCGACATCGCCACCGCCCTCGCCTAG